The following proteins are encoded in a genomic region of Drosophila bipectinata strain 14024-0381.07 chromosome XL, DbipHiC1v2, whole genome shotgun sequence:
- the LOC122321002 gene encoding uncharacterized protein → MRNFYFVGSRVVLCCGQTNGCKLAIQEPPRMQGETTEYSKEPSAGPKGAKAPSNDGSQHRIPKELPSGPKGGKAPSNDGSQHRILKGPSAGPKGGKAPSNDGPQHRIPKEPSAGPKGGKAPFNDGSQHRGI, encoded by the exons ATGAG GAACTTCTATTTTGTTGGAAGTCGCGTCGTGTTGTGCTGTGGCCAAACAAATGGATGCAAGTTGGCCATCCAAGAGCCACCCAGGATGCAAGGAGAAACGACGGAGTATTCTAAGGAGCCATCAGCAGGACCCAAAGGGGCAAAGGCACCCTCCAACGATGGATCCCAACATCGGATCCCTAAGGAGCTACCATCAGGACCCAAAGGGGGAAAGGCACCCTCCAACGATGGATCCCAACATCGGATCCTTAAGGGGCCATCAGCAGGACCCAAAGGGGGAAAGGCACCCTCCAACGATGGACCCCAACATCGGATCCCTAAGGAGCCATCAGCAGGACCCAAAGGGGGAAAGGCACCCTTCAACGATGGATCCCAACATCGCGGGATATAG
- the LOC108125429 gene encoding alpha-(1,6)-fucosyltransferase-like — MLLVRQLFGASANSWARALLFFVLAWVALVYVFVVKLTNTQGQQAAGESELNAKRINQALQMLEHTRQRNEELKQLIDELMSDQLDKQSALKLVQRLENDAQNTKNSAAGIGPEPETLFESAPADLRSWNNVAEAAPNDIVDVGEHGEIEPSLEYEFTRRRIQTNIGEIWNFFSSELGKVRKAVAAGHGNSDLEETINQVLLQGAEHKRSLLGDMDRLRRSDGYETWRHREAIELSDLVQRRLHHLQNPRDCQNARKLVCKLNKGCGYGCQLHHVVYCFIVAYATERTLILKSRGWRYHKGGWEEVFQPVSNSCNDAGTANTYNWPGKPNTQVLVLPIIDSLMPRPPYLPLAVPEDLAPRLKRLHGDPIVWWVGQFLKYLLRPQTTTRDFLTSGMRNLGWERPIVGVHVRRTDKVGTEAACHSVEEYMTHVEDYYRTLEVNGTSVTRRIFLASDDALVIEEARRKYPEYQIIGDPEVARMASVSTRYTDTALNGIILDIHLLSISDHLVCTFSSQVCRVAYEIMQTMYPDAANRFKSLDDIYYYGGQNAHKRRVVIAHKPRSHEDLQLRVGDLVSVAGNHWDGNSKGKNTRTNQGGLFPSFKVEEKVDTAKLPLYPGV, encoded by the exons ATGCTGCTGGTACGGCAGCTGTTCGGTGCTTCGGCCAATTCATGGGCCCGCgcccttttatttttcgtCCTTGCCTGGGTGGCCCTGGTGTACGTGTTCGTGGTAAAACTGACGAACACCCAGGGACAGCAGGCGGCCGGCGAGAGCGAGCTAAATGCCAAAAGGATCAACCAGGCGCTGCAAATGCTCGAGCACACGCGCCAGCGCAACGAGGAGCTCAAGCAGCTCATCGACGAGCTGATGAG CGATCAACTGGACAAGCAGAGCGCCCTCAAACTCGTCCAGCGGCTGGAGAATGATgcccaaaacacaaaaaactcTGCGGCCGGAATCGGACCCGAACCGGAGACATTGTTTGAGTCGGCGCCCGCGGATTTGCGGAGCTGGAACAACGTGGCCGAGGCGGCGCCGAACGATATTGTGGACGTGGGGGAGCATGGCGAGATAGAGCCGAGTCTGGAGTACGAGTTCACCCGCCGTCGCATCCAGACGAATATCGGCGAGATCTGGAACTTTTTTAGCAGCGAGCTGGGCAAGGTGCGCAAGGCGGTGGCCGCCGGGCACGGTAATTCTGATCTGGAGGAGACCATCAACCAGGTGCTGTTGCAGGGCGCCGAGCACAAACGGTCGCTGCTAGGCGACATGGACCGCTTGCGGCGGTCGGATGGCTATGAGACCTGGCGTCACAGAGAGGCCATAGAGCTCAGCGACCTGGTGCAGCGCCGGTTGCACCATCTGCAGAATCCCAGGGATTGCCAGAATGCCCGCAAGCTGGTCTGCAAGCTAAACAAG GGCTGTGGCTATGGATGTCAACTGCATCACGTAGTTTACTGCTTCATCGTGGCCTACGCCACTGAAAGGACTCTGATTCTGAAGTCCCGCGGCTGGCGCTACCACAAAGGCGGCTGGGAGGAGGTGTTCCAGCCGGTCTCCAATAGCTGTAATGATGCGGGCACCGCCAACACGTACAACTGGCCCGGCAAGCCGAACACTCAGGTGCTCGTCCTGCCTATTATTGACTCGCTAATGCCGCGACCCCCGTACCTGCCGCTCGCCGTGCCAGAGGATTTGGCACCGCGTCTAAAGCGCCTACACGGCGACCCAATCGTCTGGTGGGTCGGCCAGTTCCTTAAATATCTGCTCCGTCCGCAGACAACGACGCGGGACTTTCTCACGTCCGGGATGCGAAACTTGGGATGGGAACGTCCCATTGTCGG CGTTCATGTGCGTCGCACGGACAAGGTGGGCACTGAGGCGGCTTGCCACAGCGTCGAGGAATATATGACCCATGTGGAGGATTACTATCGCACGCTGGAGGTGAACGGAACGAGCGTCACGCGTCGCATCTTTCTCGCCTCGGACGATGCCTTGGTGATTGAGGAGGCGCGACGGAAGTATCCGGAGTACCAGATCATTGGCGATCCGGAGGTGGCACGCATGGCATCTGTTTCCACGCGCTACACGGACACAGCGCTGAACGGTATCATCCTGGACATACACCTGCTCTCGATATCCGACCACTTGGTGTGTACCTTCTCGTCGCAGGTTTGCCGCGTCGCCTACGAGATCATGCAAACGATGTACCCGGATGCGGCAAACCGGTTCAAGTCGCTGGACGACATATACTACTACGGAGGTCAGAACGCGCACAAACGCCGCGTCGTCATCGCCCACAAGCCTCGTTCGCACGAGGATCTGCAGCTGCGCGTCGGCGACCTTGTGTCCGTGGCCGGAAATCATTGGGATGGCAATTCCAAAGGAAAGAACACGCGCACCAATCAAGGCGGTCTGTTCCCATCCTTTAAAGTGGAGGAGAAAGTGGACACCGCCAAGTTGCCGCTTTATCCGGGCGTTTAG
- the Amun gene encoding uncharacterized protein Amun produces MSNGNVSASFFENGTTTQFEYCYQMYPEVLKLKAEKRSKKPQELIRLDQWYQNELPKLIKARGKDAHMVYDELVQTMKWKQSRGKFYPQLSYLVKVNTPRAVVQETKKAFRKLPNLEQAITALSNLKGVGTTMASALLAAAAPDSAPFMADECLMAIPEIEGIDYTTKEYLNFVNHIQSTVERLNAEVGGETPHWSPHRVELALWSHYVANDLSPEMLDDMPAPGAAASVNAVAGTASLSTNGSLGKSSKVLDGDDTNDGVAVDLDDESLGAGGRNTATESETENENTNPAALTGDAKINSNSNSNSNAGAVGALQDGDSNFVSNDSTSQDPIIDDNDGTTQTTATTSTEDGEPMSLGIGIGIGIGLGGGGTPLASDSESNLEAPPKANSLISLNQPAQPTSQAHSQQPHNNNKQITNNGQAASPASEAAAAAAEAESVKPAGKTGAAAANGNGNGNGVLGDGEDEDEEEDELDEEDENENEAELEAEESNSSNGIVRGSKLQQLQVQATNKVVATEPAAVAPAGDDGVPAIGQKRSALHCELELNNASGVGEKSPELKKLRSE; encoded by the exons ATGTCCAACGGCAATGTGTCGGCCTCGTTCTTCGAGAACGGGACCACCACACAGTTCGAATACTGCTACCAGATGTACCCCGAGGTCCTCAAGCTCAAGGCCGAGAAGCGTTCCAAGAAACCCCAAGAGCTGATCCGTTTGGATCAGTGGTACCAGAACGAACTGCCCAAGCTGATAAAGGCACGCGGCAAGGACGCGCACATGGTATACGATGAGCTGGTTCAGACAATGAAGTGGAAGCAGTCGCGTGGCAAGTTCTATCCACAGCTGTCGTATCTGGTGAAGGTGAACACACCGCGCGCCGTCGTTCAGGAGACAAAGAAGGCCTTCCGCAAGCTGCCCAACCTGGAGCAGGCGATTACAGCTTTATCGAACCTCAAGGGTGTCGGTACCACAATGGCCTCCGCCCTCCTGGCCGCCGCCGCACCCGACTCTGCCCCCTTTATGGCCGACGAATGCCTGATGGCCATACCGGAGATCGAGGGCATCGATTACACCACCAAGGAGTACCTCAACTTCGTCAACCACATCCAGTCTACAGTGGAGCGCCTCAATGCCGAGGTTGGCGGCGAGACGCCGCACTGGTCGCCGCATCGCGTCGAACTGGCACTATGGTCGCATTACGTGGCCAATGACCTCAGTCCAGAGATGCTGGACGATATGCCGGCGCCGGGAGCAGCCGCTTCGGTCAATGCTGTAGCCGGTACGGCTTCCCTCAGCACAAACGGCAGCCTGGGCAAGAGCAGCAAGGTGCTTGACGGCGATGACACCAATGACGGCGTGGCCGTTGATCTGGACGACGAGAGCCTGGGCGCAG GTGGACGCAACACTGCTACAGAGTCGGAGACAGAGAACGAGAACACTAATCCAGCAGCCCTGACTGGCGACGCCAAgatcaacagcaacagcaacagcaacagcaatgcAGGTGCCGTGGGCGCCCTGCAGGACGGCGACTCCAACTTTGTGTCTAACGATTCCACCTCCCAGGATCCGATCATCGACGACAACGACGGCACCACACAGACAACGGCCACCACATCGACGGAGGATGGCGAGCCCATGTCCCTGGGCATTGGTATTGGAATTGGTATTGGTCTGGGCGGTGGCGGAACCCCGCTGGCCAGTGATTCGGAGAGCAATTTGGAGGCGCCGCCAAAAGCCAACAGTCTGATCAGCCTCAACCAGCCAGCACAGCCCACGAGCCAGGCCCACAGCCAGCAGccgcacaacaacaacaagcagatCACCAACAACGGCCAGGCGGCCTCGCCGGCATCAGaggcagctgcagcagcagccgaaGCCGAATCTGTAAAGCCTGCCGGCAAAACGGGAGCAGCTGCCGCCAATGGGAATGGCAACGGCAATGGAGTGCTGGGCGACGGAGAGgatgaggacgaggaggaggatgaaTTGGATGAGGAGGATGAGAACGAGAACGAGGCAGAGCTAGAGGCTGAGgagagcaacagcagcaacggcATTGTGCGGGGCAGTAAGCTCCAGCAGCTGCAGGTGCAGGCGACGAACAAAGTGGTGGCGACGGAGCCAGCGGCAGTGGCGCCGGCGGGAGATGATGGCGTACCCGCCATTGGCCAGAAGCGATCGGCTCTGCATTGCGAATTGGAGTTGAATAACGCCAGCGGAGTGGGGGAGAAGTCGCCGGAGCTGAAGAAACTGCGCAGCGAATGA
- the Atg8a gene encoding gamma-aminobutyric acid receptor-associated protein, translated as MKFQYKEEHAFEKRRAEGDKIRRKYPDRVPVIVEKAPKARIGDLDKKKYLVPSDLTVGQFYFLIRKRIHLRPEDALFFFVNNVIPPTSATMGSLYQEHHEEDYFLYIAYSDENVYGMATIN; from the exons ATGAAGTTCCAGTACAAGGAGGAGCACGCTTTCGAGAAACGCCGCGCCGAGGGAGACAAGATCCGTCGCAAATATCCCGACCGTGTGCCT GTCATTGTTGAGAAGGCACCCAAGGCGCGCATCGGTGACCTGGACAAGAAGAAGTACCTGGTGCCCTCTGACCTCACCGTCGGCCAGTTCTACTTCCTGATTCGCAAGCGCATCCACCTGCGTCCCGAGGATGCACTCTTCTTCTTTGTGAACAACGTCATTCCACCAACATCGGCTACCATGGGCTCCCTCTACCAG GAACATCACGAGGAGGACTACTTCCTGTACATAGCCTATTCGGATGAGAACGTCTACGGCATGGCCACGATTAACTAA
- the Tango5 gene encoding vacuole membrane protein 1, which yields MSQHSKKETSISSSSSSGSSHASHNHQNQYQNQNQNQNNRHSNSNSNSTTKLHKRQPAVAAVTANGSVKANNSNSHNSAMQNQPLLGKAAPNSRKDKNQKDKQREREREERTQLVLWRRPLQTLKYCALELTALLRTWSARLLQQRLLLAVLIVLGIALSLVYKVDGPHQLAIELVRRNTWFFVYWLGLGVLSSVGLGTGLHTFLLYLGPHIASVTLAAYECNSLRFPQPPYPDDIICPEEPYDKRVPNIWSIMSKVRLEAFLWGAGTALGELPPYFMAKAARLSGYDPDDAEELAEFEALNAKRHQKNLSLMDKGKLFMERVVERVGFFGILACASIPNPLFDLAGLTCGHFLVPFWTFFGATLIGKAVIKMHIQKVFVIIAFNETLIERAVDLLAGVPYLGQKLQEPFKAFLKNQKQRLHRRGGDAVPADSGNMLSKIFETFVIGMVCYFVVSIVNSLAQSYHKRLHKRAVVPAGSTQKTVTTTTSPSAASTTASVIPRKAGKQKALRD from the exons ATGTCACAACACTCGAAGAAGGAGAcgagcatcagcagcagcagtagcagcggCAGTAGCCATGCCTCCCACAACCACCAAAATCAATACCAAAaccagaatcagaatcagaacaATCgccacagcaacagcaactccAACAGCACCACCAAGCTCCACAAGAGGCAGCCAGCGGTGGCGGCAGTGACAGCCAACGGCAGTGTAAAGGCCAACAACTCTAATAGCCACAATAGCGCCATGCAGAATCAACCGCTCCTGGGCAAAGCGGCGCCCAACAGTCGTAAGGACAAGAACCAAAAAGACAAGCAGCGGGAACGAGAGCGCGAGGAGCGAACCCAGCTGGTACTCTGGAGACGTCCTCTGCAAACCCTTAAGTACTGCGCCCTCGAGTTAACTGCCCTGCTGCGTACGTGGAGTGCCAG ATTGCTGCAGCAGCGACTCTTGCTGGCCGTTCTGATAGTATTAGGCATCGCGTTAAGCTTAGTTTACAAAGTAGACGGACCCCACCAGCTGGCCATTGAGCTTGTGCGGAGAAACACCTGGTTCTTCGTCTACTGGCTGGGCCTGGGCGTTCTCTCCTCGGTGGGCCTGGGCACTGGCCTGCACACGTTCCTCCTCTACTTGGGTCCGCACATAGCCAGTGTCACACTGGCGGCCTACGAGTGCAATTCGCTCCGCTTCCCCCAGCCACCGTATCCGGATGA CATCATTTGTCCCGAGGAACCTTACGATAAAAGAGTGCCAAATATATGGTCCATCATGTCCAAGGTGCGCCTGGAGGCGTTCCTATGGGGAGCCGGTACCGCCCTGGGCGAACTGCCGCCCTACTTTATGGCCAAGGCGGCGCGACTATCCGGCTACGATCCGGACGATGCCGAGGAGCTGGCCGAGTTCGAGGCCCTGAACGCCAAGCGCCACCAAAAGAACCTCAGTCTGATGGACAAGGGCAAGCTGTTCATGGAGCGGGTGGTGGAGCGAGTCGGGTTCTTTGGCATTCTGGCCTGTGCAAGC ATTCCTAATCCCCTGTTTGATCTGGCCGGGCTCACATGCGGCCACTTCCTGGTGCCATTCTGGACCTTCTTCGGGGCCACTCTCATCGGCAAGGCCGTGATCAAGATGCACATTCAGAAGGTCTTCGTAATCATCGCCTTCAATGAGACACTGATCGAAAGGGCCGTGGATCTGCTGGCCGGGGTGCCATATTTGGGCCAAAAGTTGCAGGAGCCGTTCAAGGCCTTCCTCAAGAACCAGAAGCAGCGACTGCATCGTCGCGGTGGCGACGCCGTCCCCGCCGATTCGGGCAACATGCTGTCGAAGATCTTTGAGACCTTTGTCATTGGCATGGTCTGTTACTTTGTGGTCTCCATTGTTAACTCGCTGGCCCAGAGCTACCACAAGAGACTGCACAAGCGGGCCGTGGTACCGGCCGGTTCGACCCAAAAAACTGTGACAACAACCACATCGCCATCGGCGGCGTCAACCACGGCGTCGGTGATCCCCAGGAAAGCCGGCAAGCAGAAGGCACTACGCGATTAG
- the Rph gene encoding rabphilin-3A, with translation MDFQNRNNTANKFVCPSDRQLALRAKLKAGWSSSKSSEPLRPEEQEAIISVIRRNEEIEVAERLRVGRLVERVEKIKQHAVERGPNCCRLCGDTFGLLRGHRIICEDCRQAVCTKCSLDINIRYHTSEKSREIWLCRICSETREMWKKSGAWFFKGLPKYDIPRSASATPTPTPCAGSMAGDTRAVQSCHGTPTRPARVKKLTIRVNDSSSSSGHSEPEDEVDGGPGGASASNGGSAGGAGSVPKSGSATGGRLQRDDSFRLRAYGSIRSFIDGGERKLSNSFFFGRQQSHRPSECPDYDSVSMSKLRRESSFLRRGSVSSSWSISDSSGSGNSGNSHTTQSQAPSTTQSQSQSQLYHQQQQQHCRDPLLGWLEIAISYREAFHSLDCTMVRARDLPAMDAAGLTDPYCKLNIITPEAHTKYTRWQRTKTVHKTRNPEFNETLQFVGVEPEELGNSLLYVALFDDDKYGHDFLGAAKVCLSTVHSTTQYRISVPLGAEDQYSNAAEMSQNWPNGKMLLSLCYNTKRRALVVNVKQCINLMPMDNNGSSDPFVKIQLKPDAHKNKKHKTSVKWRTLNPIYNEEFYFEASPHDLNKEMLILTVWDKDLGKSNDFLGSLQLGAQSKGDRLQQWLDCIRLPDHFHEKWHCLAPDNPAH, from the exons ATGGACTTCCAGAACCGCAACAACACGGCCAACAAGTTTGTCTGTCCCAGTGACAGACAGCTGGCCCTGCGTGCCAA ATTGAAAGCCGGATGGAGCAGCTCCAAGAGCAGTGAACCCCTGCGGCCCGAGGAGCAGGAGGCCATCATATCGGTGATCCGGCGGAACGAGGAGATCGAAGTGGCGGAGCGCCTACGGGTGGGGCGACTTGTGGAGCGCGTGGAGAAGATCAAGCAGCATGCCGTGGAACGGGGCCCGAACTGCTGTCGCCTCTGCGGCGATACCTTCGGCCTGCTTCGCGGCCACCGGATCATATGCGAGGACTGCCGCCAGGCGGTGTGCACCAAGTGCAGTCTGGATATCAACATCCGGTATCACACCAGCGAGAAGTCCCGTGAGATCTGGCTGTGTCGCATCTGCTCCGAGACGAGGGAGATGTGGAAGAAGTCCGGCGCCTGGTTCTTCAAGGGCTTACCCAAATACGACATTCCACGCAGTGCcagtgccacgcccacgcccactCCCTGCGCAGGAAGCATGGCAG GAGACACGCGGGCCGTGCAGAGTTGCCACGGCACACCGACGCGTCCGGCGCGGGTGAAGAAGCTAACGATCCGGGTTAACGACAGCAGTTCCAGTTCGGGTCACTCCGAGCCAGAGGACGAAGTGGACGGCGGACCAGGCGGTGCCTCGGCCAGCAACGGAGGCAGTGCTGGGGGAGCCGGGAGTGTCCCTAAGAGCGGGTCAGCCACCGGCGGACGACTGCAGCGGGACGATAGCTTCCGGTTGAGGGCCTACGGTTCCATACGGAGCTTCATCGACGGCGGCGAACGGAAACTGTCCAACTCCTTCTTCTTCGGCCGCCAGCAGAGCCATCGGCCCTCGGAGTGTCCGGACTACGACAGCGTCAGCATGTCCAAGTTGCGGCGGGAGAGCAGCTTCCTGCGGCGTGGTTCTGTGAGCTCTTCCTGGTCCATTAGCGACAGCTCCGGATCGGGCAACTCTGGCAACTCGCATACCACCCAGTCTCAGGCCCCATCCACcacccagtcccagtcccaatCCCAGCTGTAtcatcaacagcagcagcagcactgtCGGGATCCGCTCCTCGGCTGGCTGGAGATCGCCATCAGCTATAGGGAGGCCTTCCACAGCCTGGACTGTACGATGGTCCGGGCCAGGGATCTGCCAGCCATGGATGCCGCCGGTCTCACCGATCCCTACTGCAAGCTCAACATCATCACCCCCGAGGCCCACACCAAGTACACCCGATGGCAGCGCACCAAGACTGTGCACAAGACCCGCAACCCGGAGTTCAATGAGACGCTGCAGTTCGTCGGCGTGGAGCCGGAGGAACTGGGTAACTCTCTGCTTTATGTGGCACTCTTTGATGACGACAAGTACGGACACGATTTCCTGGGGGCGGCGAAGGTCTGCCTCTCTACG GTGCATAGTACAACCCAGTACCGGATATCAGTGCCCCTGGGAGCGGAGGATCAGTACAGCAATGCGGCGGAGATGTCCCAGAACTGGCCGAATGGCAAGATGCTGCTATCGCTCTGTTACAACACGAAGCGCCGGGCTCTGGTGGTGAACGTGAAGCAGTGCATCAATCTAATGCCGATGGACAACAATGGAAGCTCGGATCCCTTTGTTAAAAT acaatTAAAACCCGACGCACACAAGAACAAAAAGCACAAGACCAGCGTCAAGTGGCGCACGCTCAATCCGATCTACAACGAGGAGTTCTACTTCGAGGCCAGTCCCCACGACCTCAACAAGGAGATGCTCATCCTGACTGTCTGGGATAAGGATCTGGGGAAGAGCAACGACTTCCTCGGCAGCCTGCAGTTGGGCGCCCAAAGCAAGGGCGATCGCCTCCAGCAGTGGCTCGACTGCATCCGGTTGCCGGATCATTTCCATGAGAAGTGGCACTGCCTCGCCCCCGACAATCCCGCCCACTAA